The proteins below come from a single Mya arenaria isolate MELC-2E11 chromosome 8, ASM2691426v1 genomic window:
- the LOC128242214 gene encoding uncharacterized protein LOC128242214 yields MKKMKFLPIAMFAFKREIKVIAEGYCVDCEEYLCAVCFSCHCRPKPSRGHVLQSKDEMPKPGSPKRTQHKSASPCLIHPEKDVTHFCKTHDQLCCVLCISIGHSICPDIKVIADEAKDFEQSEQLKELKADLSRIESTVTSRKQLAKNNDKRLSIMKQMAVEAFNEELEKLSIPDNQKLDGIIEKCDTIGTKLSLWKSRLQTLLADKNSQQTYLFLNHTRKQLSCVDSEIQQAGCDCSINHFRFEKVTEEIVDGKVIGKLLSYTPGKARFIAKIKISHADDKQKSLFRDLAVLDNDCIVCADENNSCLKVVDVRQKSI; encoded by the coding sequence ATGAAGAAGATGAAATTTCTGCCAATTGCGATGTTTGCCTTCAAGAGGGAAATAAAAGTAATTGCAGAGGGGTACTGTGTCGATTGTGAGGAATATCTATGCGCTGTTTGCTTCTCTTGTCATTGTCGACCAAAACCAAGTAGGGGTCACGTCTTGCAATCAAAAGACGAAATGCCAAAGCCAGGATCACCGAAAAGGACGCAGCATAAGTCTGCAAGTCCTTGCCTTATTCACCCCGAGAAAGATGTCACACATTTCTGCAAGACGCATGACCAGTTATGTTGTGTCCTTTGTATAAGTATTGGGCACAGCATATGCCCTGATATAAAAGTGATAGCAGATGAAGCGAAGGATTTTGAACAATCTGAACAACTTAAAGAACTTAAGGCGGATTTGAGTCGTATTGAGAGTACTGTTACATCAAGAAAACAGTTGGCAAAAAACAACGATAAAAGGCTTTCAATCATGAAACAAATGGCTGTAGAAGCTTTTAACGAAGAGCTTGAAAAGCTTTCAATACCAGATAACCAAAAATTAGATggaattattgaaaaatgtgacACCATTGGAACAAAACTTTCTTTGTGGAAAAGTAGATTGCAAACTCTTCTTGCAGATAAGAACTCCCAGCAGACATATCTGTTCTTGAATCATACACGAAAACAACTGAGCTGTGTTGATAGCGAAATACAACAGGCGGGTTGTGATTGCAGTATTAACCATTTCCGTTTTGAGAAAGTGACAGAAGAAATTGTAGATGGAAAAGTTATCGGTAAACTTCTATCTTATACACCTGGGAAGGCCAGATTTATcgcaaaaataaaaatcagcCATGCCGACGACAAACAGAAGTCTCTTTTTAGGGACCTTGCTGTTTTGGACAATGATTGTATCGTTTGCGCAGATGAAAACAATTCGTGTTTAAAAGTTGTAGACGTAAGGCAAAAGAGTATTTAA